One Malania oleifera isolate guangnan ecotype guangnan chromosome 10, ASM2987363v1, whole genome shotgun sequence genomic region harbors:
- the LOC131167131 gene encoding uncharacterized protein LOC131167131, which translates to MAAKNSMNAFLLPIRRRASGGVEENVIVRFSSSKQQGSATELSSNMHSIQRRDSAHDRDDDDGEHHEQSKTNRTAITTTTTTTTTNNDNNKSGVEKECWMKDPKTGNWIPESHFDQVDVADLRRHFLPHKY; encoded by the exons ATGGCTGCTAAGAATTCCATGAACGCATTTCTCCTTCCCATCAG ACGAAGGGCATCAGGAGGAGTGGAGGAGAATGTAATAGTAAGGTTCAGCAGCAGCAAGCAACAGGGGTCGGCCACGGAGCTCAGCAGCAACATGCATTCCATCCAAAGGAGGGACAGCGCTCATGAtcgtgatgatgatgatggtgagcATCATGAGCAGAGCAAAACTAACAGAACTGcaattactactactactactactactactactaataatgataataataagagTGGTGTAGAGAAGGAATGTTGGATGAAAGATCCGAAGACGGGGAACTGGATTCCAGAGTCTCACTTTGACCAGGTTGATGTTGCCGACCTCAGACGCCACTTCCTTCCCCACAAATATTAA